From Myxocyprinus asiaticus isolate MX2 ecotype Aquarium Trade chromosome 10, UBuf_Myxa_2, whole genome shotgun sequence, the proteins below share one genomic window:
- the LOC127447168 gene encoding protein O-mannosyl-transferase TMTC4-like isoform X2, with protein MMGTLSLMIQKPSSITRQANILRSIGTTANKDLNPDTPLSNIWKNDFWGSNLSSNSSHKSYRPLTVLTFRINYLLAGGLYPVGFHMLNIALHCLISVLMIDVFAMLFGGPAQCGRGVKLNLSPKASFLAALFFAAHPVHTESVAGIVGRADLLCALFFQLSFLVYCKSFQGGDKTLSVLCIIGSILLCAVAMLCKEQGITVLGVNAAYDILFVCNLNIYELAQRLLSRRKSSDIGELVRNGLLVRLAILFLVGSFLLCARWRIMGTGPPSFTEVDNPASFAENVLLRIMNYNYYYSLNAWLLLCPWWLCFDWSMGCVPLIKSASDWRIIWPLVLWCCLIGLVSQALCSQDSNKRRTLTFGLVLLIIPFLPASNLFFRVGFVIAERVLYLSSVGYCLILAYAVGYCSCHWRKHKRLLRAAMLMLLCVNVARSAQRSQQWRSEESLFTSALSVCPLNAKVHYNVGKNLADRGNQSAAVKYYREAVRLHPKYVHAMNNLGNILKERNELQEAEGLLSAAVYIQPDFAAAWMNLGIVQNSLRKFDAAERSYWNAIKFRKKYPDCYYNLGRLYADQNRSVDALNAWKNATMLKPDHSLAWNNMVILLDNTGNLAQAELIGKEALKILPKDHTILFSLANVLGKQEKYKESEGFFLNALKINPNVASCHGNLAVLYHRWGKLELAKKHYELSLRLDPSAPGTKENYNMLKRKLEQRHRTVG; from the exons ATGATGGGGACTTTGTCTTTGATGATTCAGAAGCCATCATCAATAACAAG ACAGGCCAACATATTGCGGTCCATAGGAACaactgctaataag GATTTGAATCCCGATACTCCTCTGAGTAACATTTGGAAAAATGACTTTTGGGGAAGTAACTTAAGTAGCAACTCCAGTCACAAATCCTACCGGCCACTGACCGTCCTGACTTTCAG gATAAACTACCTCTTGGCTGGTGGATTGTATCCAGTTGGCTTCCATATGCTCAATATTGCCCTCCACTGTCTTATTTCTGTGTTAATGATTGATGTGTTTGCAATGTTATTTGGCGGCCCAGCTCAATGTGGAAGAGGGGTGAAACTCAATCTCTCTCCGAAAGCTTCCTTCCTGGCTGCACTCTTCTTTGCTGCACACCCAGTTCACACAGAAAGC GTGGCTGGCATTGTTGGCAGAGCAGATTTATTGTGTGCCCTATTTTTTCAGCTGTCTTTTCTGGTTTACTGCAAATCGTTTCAAG GTGGTGATAAAACGTTATCTGTGTTGTGCATAATTGGCAGCATTCTTCTGTGTGCTGTAGCTATGCTCTGCAAGGAGCAAGGCATCACAGTTTTG GGAGTGAATGCTGCTTATGATATTCTCTTTGTCTGTAATCTGAACATCTATGAGCTTGCTCAACGGCTGCTGTCCAGGAGAAAGTCATCTGAT ATTGGTGAGTTGGTGAGGAACGGTTTGCTTGTGAGGTTGGCTATTCTCTTTCTTGTTGGGTCTTTTCTTTTATGTGCAAGATGGAGGATCATGGGAACTGGGCCTCCATCCTTTACAGAGGTGGATAACCCAGCATCCTTTGCTGAGAATGTCCTCCTGAGG ATCATGAACTATAATTACTACTACTCCTTGAATGCCTGGTTGCTGCTGTGTCCCTGGTGGTTGTGTTTTGATTGGTCAATGGGCTGTGTGCCTCTGATTAAATCAGCGAGTGATTGGAGGATCATCTGGCCTCTTGTACTGTGGTGCTGTCTGATAGGCTTGGTAAGCCAAGCTCTGTGCTCGCAGGACAGCAATAAAAGAAG GACTCTGACATTTGGCCTTGTACTGCTTATAATTCCATTCTTGCCAGCCAGTAATCTGTTCTTCAGGGTGGGGTTTGTGATAGCCGAACGGGTGCTGTACCTGTCCTCTGTGGGCTACTGCCTCATTCTGGCCTATGCTGTGGGCTACTGTAGCTGCCATTGGAGGAAACACAAG AGGCTGCTGAGAGCGGCTATGTTGATGCTGCTGTGTGTGAATGTGGCTCGCTCTGCACAGCGCAGTCAACAGTGGAGATCTGAAGAGAGTCTCTTCACCAGCGCCCTGTCTGTCTGCCCTCTCAACGCCAAG GTGCATTATAATGTTGGCAAGAACCTTGCTGACAGAGGCAACCAGAGTGCTGCAGTCAAATACTACAGGGAGGCAGTAAG ATTACACCCCAAGTACGTCCATGCCATGAACAATCTTGGTAACATATTAAAGGAAAGAAATGAGTTACAGGAAGCTGAAGGGCTCCTGTCAGCTGCAGTTTATAtaca GCCTGATTTTGCTGCTGCTTGGATGAATTTGGGTATTGTGCAGAACAGTCTGAGAAAGTTTGATGCAGCTGAACGGAGCTATTGGAACGCGATTAAATTCAGAAAGAAATACCCAGACTGTTACTACAACTTGGGACGCCTG TACGCAGACCAGAACCGCAGCGTGGATGCTCTAAATGCCTGGAAGAACGCCACCATGCTGAAGCCTGACCATAGCCTGGCGTGGAACAACATGGTCATACTGCTGGACAACACTG GAAACTTGGCTCAAGCTGAGCTGATTGGGAAGGAAGCCTTAAAGATACTGCCAAAAGATCACACCATCTTGTTCTCTCTCGCCAATGTACTGGGGAAACAGGAAAAATACAAG GAGTCAGAAGGTTTCTTTCTTAACGCATTGAAGATCAACCCAAATGTTGCCAGTTGCCATGGCAATCTTG CTGTTCTTTATCACCGGTGGGGAAAACTAGAGTTAGCAAAGAAGCACTATGAACTGTCTCTTCGGCTGGACCCCAGTGCTCCAGGGACCAAGGAAAACTACAACATGCTAAAACGCAAACTAGAGCAGCGGCACAGGACTGTTGGATAA
- the LOC127447168 gene encoding protein O-mannosyl-transferase TMTC4-like isoform X1, translating to MVLSEPYWDHHIPLPKLGPLHSRLVTAFVALICFINSYDGDFVFDDSEAIINNKDLNPDTPLSNIWKNDFWGSNLSSNSSHKSYRPLTVLTFRINYLLAGGLYPVGFHMLNIALHCLISVLMIDVFAMLFGGPAQCGRGVKLNLSPKASFLAALFFAAHPVHTESVAGIVGRADLLCALFFQLSFLVYCKSFQGGDKTLSVLCIIGSILLCAVAMLCKEQGITVLGVNAAYDILFVCNLNIYELAQRLLSRRKSSDIGELVRNGLLVRLAILFLVGSFLLCARWRIMGTGPPSFTEVDNPASFAENVLLRIMNYNYYYSLNAWLLLCPWWLCFDWSMGCVPLIKSASDWRIIWPLVLWCCLIGLVSQALCSQDSNKRRTLTFGLVLLIIPFLPASNLFFRVGFVIAERVLYLSSVGYCLILAYAVGYCSCHWRKHKRLLRAAMLMLLCVNVARSAQRSQQWRSEESLFTSALSVCPLNAKVHYNVGKNLADRGNQSAAVKYYREAVRLHPKYVHAMNNLGNILKERNELQEAEGLLSAAVYIQPDFAAAWMNLGIVQNSLRKFDAAERSYWNAIKFRKKYPDCYYNLGRLYADQNRSVDALNAWKNATMLKPDHSLAWNNMVILLDNTGNLAQAELIGKEALKILPKDHTILFSLANVLGKQEKYKESEGFFLNALKINPNVASCHGNLAVLYHRWGKLELAKKHYELSLRLDPSAPGTKENYNMLKRKLEQRHRTVG from the exons ATGGTGCTTTCTGAGCCTTACTGGGATCACCACATCCCCCTGCCAAAACTGGGACCCTTACATTCCCGGCTGGTCACTGCCTTTGTTGCCCTGATCTGTTTCATAAACAGCTATGATGGGGACTTTGTCTTTGATGATTCAGAAGCCATCATCAATAACAAG GATTTGAATCCCGATACTCCTCTGAGTAACATTTGGAAAAATGACTTTTGGGGAAGTAACTTAAGTAGCAACTCCAGTCACAAATCCTACCGGCCACTGACCGTCCTGACTTTCAG gATAAACTACCTCTTGGCTGGTGGATTGTATCCAGTTGGCTTCCATATGCTCAATATTGCCCTCCACTGTCTTATTTCTGTGTTAATGATTGATGTGTTTGCAATGTTATTTGGCGGCCCAGCTCAATGTGGAAGAGGGGTGAAACTCAATCTCTCTCCGAAAGCTTCCTTCCTGGCTGCACTCTTCTTTGCTGCACACCCAGTTCACACAGAAAGC GTGGCTGGCATTGTTGGCAGAGCAGATTTATTGTGTGCCCTATTTTTTCAGCTGTCTTTTCTGGTTTACTGCAAATCGTTTCAAG GTGGTGATAAAACGTTATCTGTGTTGTGCATAATTGGCAGCATTCTTCTGTGTGCTGTAGCTATGCTCTGCAAGGAGCAAGGCATCACAGTTTTG GGAGTGAATGCTGCTTATGATATTCTCTTTGTCTGTAATCTGAACATCTATGAGCTTGCTCAACGGCTGCTGTCCAGGAGAAAGTCATCTGAT ATTGGTGAGTTGGTGAGGAACGGTTTGCTTGTGAGGTTGGCTATTCTCTTTCTTGTTGGGTCTTTTCTTTTATGTGCAAGATGGAGGATCATGGGAACTGGGCCTCCATCCTTTACAGAGGTGGATAACCCAGCATCCTTTGCTGAGAATGTCCTCCTGAGG ATCATGAACTATAATTACTACTACTCCTTGAATGCCTGGTTGCTGCTGTGTCCCTGGTGGTTGTGTTTTGATTGGTCAATGGGCTGTGTGCCTCTGATTAAATCAGCGAGTGATTGGAGGATCATCTGGCCTCTTGTACTGTGGTGCTGTCTGATAGGCTTGGTAAGCCAAGCTCTGTGCTCGCAGGACAGCAATAAAAGAAG GACTCTGACATTTGGCCTTGTACTGCTTATAATTCCATTCTTGCCAGCCAGTAATCTGTTCTTCAGGGTGGGGTTTGTGATAGCCGAACGGGTGCTGTACCTGTCCTCTGTGGGCTACTGCCTCATTCTGGCCTATGCTGTGGGCTACTGTAGCTGCCATTGGAGGAAACACAAG AGGCTGCTGAGAGCGGCTATGTTGATGCTGCTGTGTGTGAATGTGGCTCGCTCTGCACAGCGCAGTCAACAGTGGAGATCTGAAGAGAGTCTCTTCACCAGCGCCCTGTCTGTCTGCCCTCTCAACGCCAAG GTGCATTATAATGTTGGCAAGAACCTTGCTGACAGAGGCAACCAGAGTGCTGCAGTCAAATACTACAGGGAGGCAGTAAG ATTACACCCCAAGTACGTCCATGCCATGAACAATCTTGGTAACATATTAAAGGAAAGAAATGAGTTACAGGAAGCTGAAGGGCTCCTGTCAGCTGCAGTTTATAtaca GCCTGATTTTGCTGCTGCTTGGATGAATTTGGGTATTGTGCAGAACAGTCTGAGAAAGTTTGATGCAGCTGAACGGAGCTATTGGAACGCGATTAAATTCAGAAAGAAATACCCAGACTGTTACTACAACTTGGGACGCCTG TACGCAGACCAGAACCGCAGCGTGGATGCTCTAAATGCCTGGAAGAACGCCACCATGCTGAAGCCTGACCATAGCCTGGCGTGGAACAACATGGTCATACTGCTGGACAACACTG GAAACTTGGCTCAAGCTGAGCTGATTGGGAAGGAAGCCTTAAAGATACTGCCAAAAGATCACACCATCTTGTTCTCTCTCGCCAATGTACTGGGGAAACAGGAAAAATACAAG GAGTCAGAAGGTTTCTTTCTTAACGCATTGAAGATCAACCCAAATGTTGCCAGTTGCCATGGCAATCTTG CTGTTCTTTATCACCGGTGGGGAAAACTAGAGTTAGCAAAGAAGCACTATGAACTGTCTCTTCGGCTGGACCCCAGTGCTCCAGGGACCAAGGAAAACTACAACATGCTAAAACGCAAACTAGAGCAGCGGCACAGGACTGTTGGATAA
- the LOC127447168 gene encoding protein O-mannosyl-transferase TMTC4-like isoform X3 gives MVLSEPYWDHHIPLPKLGPLHSRLVTAFVALICFINSYDGDFVFDDSEAIINNKDLNPDTPLSNIWKNDFWGSNLSSNSSHKSYRPLTVLTFRINYLLAGGLYPVGFHMLNIALHCLISVLMIDVFAMLFGGPAQCGRGVKLNLSPKASFLAALFFAAHPVHTESVAGIVGRADLLCALFFQLSFLVYCKSFQGGDKTLSVLCIIGSILLCAVAMLCKEQGITVLGVNAAYDILFVCNLNIYELAQRLLSRRKSSDIGELVRNGLLVRLAILFLVGSFLLCARWRIMGTGPPSFTEVDNPASFAENVLLRIMNYNYYYSLNAWLLLCPWWLCFDWSMGCVPLIKSASDWRIIWPLVLWCCLIGLVSQALCSQDSNKRRTLTFGLVLLIIPFLPASNLFFRVGFVIAERVLYLSSVGYCLILAYAVGYCSCHWRKHKRLLRAAMLMLLCVNVARSAQRSQQWRSEESLFTSALSVCPLNAKVHYNVGKNLADRGNQSAAVKYYREAVRLHPKYVHAMNNLGNILKERNELQEAEGLLSAAVYIQPDFAAAWMNLGIVQNSLRKFDAAERSYWNAIKFRKKYPDCYYNLGRLETWLKLS, from the exons ATGGTGCTTTCTGAGCCTTACTGGGATCACCACATCCCCCTGCCAAAACTGGGACCCTTACATTCCCGGCTGGTCACTGCCTTTGTTGCCCTGATCTGTTTCATAAACAGCTATGATGGGGACTTTGTCTTTGATGATTCAGAAGCCATCATCAATAACAAG GATTTGAATCCCGATACTCCTCTGAGTAACATTTGGAAAAATGACTTTTGGGGAAGTAACTTAAGTAGCAACTCCAGTCACAAATCCTACCGGCCACTGACCGTCCTGACTTTCAG gATAAACTACCTCTTGGCTGGTGGATTGTATCCAGTTGGCTTCCATATGCTCAATATTGCCCTCCACTGTCTTATTTCTGTGTTAATGATTGATGTGTTTGCAATGTTATTTGGCGGCCCAGCTCAATGTGGAAGAGGGGTGAAACTCAATCTCTCTCCGAAAGCTTCCTTCCTGGCTGCACTCTTCTTTGCTGCACACCCAGTTCACACAGAAAGC GTGGCTGGCATTGTTGGCAGAGCAGATTTATTGTGTGCCCTATTTTTTCAGCTGTCTTTTCTGGTTTACTGCAAATCGTTTCAAG GTGGTGATAAAACGTTATCTGTGTTGTGCATAATTGGCAGCATTCTTCTGTGTGCTGTAGCTATGCTCTGCAAGGAGCAAGGCATCACAGTTTTG GGAGTGAATGCTGCTTATGATATTCTCTTTGTCTGTAATCTGAACATCTATGAGCTTGCTCAACGGCTGCTGTCCAGGAGAAAGTCATCTGAT ATTGGTGAGTTGGTGAGGAACGGTTTGCTTGTGAGGTTGGCTATTCTCTTTCTTGTTGGGTCTTTTCTTTTATGTGCAAGATGGAGGATCATGGGAACTGGGCCTCCATCCTTTACAGAGGTGGATAACCCAGCATCCTTTGCTGAGAATGTCCTCCTGAGG ATCATGAACTATAATTACTACTACTCCTTGAATGCCTGGTTGCTGCTGTGTCCCTGGTGGTTGTGTTTTGATTGGTCAATGGGCTGTGTGCCTCTGATTAAATCAGCGAGTGATTGGAGGATCATCTGGCCTCTTGTACTGTGGTGCTGTCTGATAGGCTTGGTAAGCCAAGCTCTGTGCTCGCAGGACAGCAATAAAAGAAG GACTCTGACATTTGGCCTTGTACTGCTTATAATTCCATTCTTGCCAGCCAGTAATCTGTTCTTCAGGGTGGGGTTTGTGATAGCCGAACGGGTGCTGTACCTGTCCTCTGTGGGCTACTGCCTCATTCTGGCCTATGCTGTGGGCTACTGTAGCTGCCATTGGAGGAAACACAAG AGGCTGCTGAGAGCGGCTATGTTGATGCTGCTGTGTGTGAATGTGGCTCGCTCTGCACAGCGCAGTCAACAGTGGAGATCTGAAGAGAGTCTCTTCACCAGCGCCCTGTCTGTCTGCCCTCTCAACGCCAAG GTGCATTATAATGTTGGCAAGAACCTTGCTGACAGAGGCAACCAGAGTGCTGCAGTCAAATACTACAGGGAGGCAGTAAG ATTACACCCCAAGTACGTCCATGCCATGAACAATCTTGGTAACATATTAAAGGAAAGAAATGAGTTACAGGAAGCTGAAGGGCTCCTGTCAGCTGCAGTTTATAtaca GCCTGATTTTGCTGCTGCTTGGATGAATTTGGGTATTGTGCAGAACAGTCTGAGAAAGTTTGATGCAGCTGAACGGAGCTATTGGAACGCGATTAAATTCAGAAAGAAATACCCAGACTGTTACTACAACTTGGGACGCCTG GAAACTTGGCTCAAGCTGAGCTGA